TTTTCAAAAATAGTTTCTCGAATTTCAAAGCCAATAATATTACCTTGATTGTCGATAGTAAAAAAGATGGTTAGTGCAAGGCGCTTTTTACCTTCCTCCAAGGAACCCAAATTAGTGCTAATGTGAATCGGTAGCATAGGAGTGGGAGGTTTGGTATGATAAAGGGTCATCACCCTTTGTAGGGCCTCTTGATCAATGGGTGAGTTTTTGGCAATTAATGCCGCTACATCGGTGATACTAACTTGTAACTCAAAATTACCGTCATCCAGTTCAACTAACCAAATACCATCGTCTCTGTCAACGGTAGTAGCATCATCAATGGTAATACCAAATACACTGGGGCGCTCTTTAAATATTGTGGAAATATCCCCTGTAACCCCTGTTAAATTAATATTAGAAGCCTGATTAATATGTTCAGCACGAAATTTTCTGGGTGTAATGGATGGTTTCATGACCTCGGTTTGATACTACAATTTGGGGGGAAAAATAGGCAAGGCAACGTCAATTTAAATTTTATTATCCAATATCGATTTTCAATTATCAATTATTTTATGTATATTTATGATTATAAAAATCAAAATAATCACCCCAGACGATGAAGCGTAAACCTTGGCAGAAAATACTTTCTATTCCTTTGACTCTTTTTGTGACTAATCCTGTGATGGCTGTGAATAACCCCCCCCGTAATCCTGAACAAATCGAAGAATGTGATATTTTGGTCATTGGTGGAGGTTTGGCAGGGGCAGGGGCTGCCTATGAAGCGTTATTAATGGGTAAAACCGTCTGTTTGACGGAGATTACTGATTGGGTTGGGGGACAAATTTCTTCTCAAGGTACCTCAGCCCTTGATGAAAGAAGTACCCAAAGACAAGAGTTATTTTTTCCCAAGGGTTATTTAGAATTTAGGGATCGTATTGGAGATTTTTACGGTAAATTGAATTTGGGTGAATGCTGGGTTAGTGCCTCTTGCTTTTTGCCCAAGGATGCTGATTATATCCTCGAGACTCAACTGGCCGACGCTGCACGCAGGGGCAATGGTACTCTGAAATGGTTTCCTAATACTGTCATTAAGGATGTACAAGTCGAACAGGTGGAAAATGGAGGCACGGGGGAACAAATTGTAAGTGCGATCGCCATTAGCCACGAACCCCAACCCAACACTCCCCCCCTCAATAGTGAACCCCTTTCGCAAATCATCGAGGACGCTTACAGCTACGAGGATTCCTCCAGACTCAAGAAAACGGTCATTAAATTTGTTCCTCCTCAAAATGAAAAATCAGACCAAAAAGCCCAATGGATGGTCATAGAAGCCACAGAAACGGGGGAAATTGTGGGTTTAACTGACATACCCTATCGCCTCGGCATTGATCCCCTTTCTCCCTACGAACCCTCCTCCTCCAGCCGAACCCCTGACCCATACTGTACTCAGGGCTTTACCTACACCTTTGCCATGGAGAGAACAGAAACCCCCCAACCCCAACCCGAGCCAGAATTTTATCAACAATACGCCCCCTACTACAGTTATGAGTTGGAAAGACTAGCAGATTTTGATCTTGTTTTTACCTATCGTCGTATTTACAAAGCTCAACCTAGCGAGAGAGTAACCTTCCGAGGTATTGGCTTCACCAAACCCACCCCTGGGGATATTTCCATGCAAAACTGGACTTGGGGTAATGATTATCGTCCCGGTACCTCCATTGATAACCTTGTTTATAGTCGAGATCAACTCCAAGCCACAGGGCAATTACAACCCCATGGCTGGATGGGAGGTTTACGCACCGAAACCCTCTTTAAAGGGGAACAAAATGCCATCGGTTTTTATCATTGGTTAGTGGCAGGAACTACTGACTCTCAGTTAGGAGACGGAGTAAAAGAGCCTAATCCTTATCACATTTTCCTGACTGGTTTTGACTCTCCTATGGGTACTGCCCACGGACTTTCCAAATATCCCTATATCCGAGAAGGAAGAAGAATTATTGGGCGCCCTAACTATGCTCACCCCAATGGTTTTACTGTCAATGAAGTAGATATTTCTCGGGCAGATTATAATGACGAATATTACAAAGAAACCCTAACCACCGAAGAATATCGTCAACTCAGGGCAATTCTGGCAGGATTAGAAGGGTTTGCGGTAATTAGTGGAGAAACTCCTGCCGAAGAAGCGGCTAAAAGGAGTCGTTCTACTGTTTATGCCGACTCTGTGGGCATCGGACATTATGCCATTGATTTTCACCCTTGTATGACTGAAAGCCCCCACGAAAAACCGGGTAACACTGAGAGAGAGGGAGAAAGAAGGGGTCAGGGTCAGGCGTACCCGTTTCAGATTCCTCTTTCTGCCATGATTCCTCAAAAAATTGATAATATGATTGTGGCAGGAAAAAGTATCGCCACCAGCCATATCGCTGCGGCGGCTTATCGAGTACATTCCTTTGAGTGGTCATCGGGGGCAGCGGCAGGTACTACTGCCGCCATGGCTTTGGATAAAAATATTTTGCCCTACGAGTTTACCGAAGGTTTTGCTTTTCGTAATCCCCATCTACAGGAGTTAAAAAGGGTTTTGGAAGGTAATGGTAATCCTACGGCTTTTCCTAATACTTCTATTTTCAATCAGGATTGGGATGGTTGGCGTTAATTCGTCCCCAAATCTCCTACCCCTCTGTCTTCAGCATCTCCCCTTGAAAGGGGAGACTTTCATTCTAATAATTTATTCCGACTTAGATATTACAAAATAATTAGGCGACATCCTGAAGCGGTGGGGGGTTCGTCAATTTCCCGATATAAAATATCAATCCACTCGTCTTCTTCAGGAAAGTTTTTGCTTTTTACCACTATTACCCAATATTGTTCGATGTTGAGCTTTTCCCTAATGGCTGACTGTTGTTTCCCTTTGACATCATAAAAGAGATTTTGCCCTCTGCCTTCGTTATCTAAAAGGGATATGCCCACCCTAATTAATTTACCTTCCTGGTTTTCTAGGGCTATCACTGCGTCAATGCCGAGGATTTCCCATAGGGTTTCTAAGTCTTCTAAGTCTTGCCTCTGGGATATGGCTTTATCTAAGCGTCGAGGTAGATGATTGACTGCTATATTTAATAATCTTTTGGGGGTGAAATCTGGGGCTCTGAGATCTAACACTTGAATTCTCGATGCGATCGCCCTAAACTTTACACGTAAACTAAACATAGTGTTTCTCCATTTAATCAGCTATTTTGGACAGTACTAACCCTTGGGGTTAGTTTGTGGCGTTATCAAATCTGATTTTGAAGAAACAATGATAGACCAGTTTTTTTTGGCATCATTTAGTCCCTAAGTATGATTATAACCAAAAAGCCTTCATCTTAGCAATACAATTTGATCAACCCCACTGTTATAATTTTTAGTTCAACGGAAATGTCGTGATCAATGTTTAATCAAAAACCTTACTGTGCAGTTTTAATTGTTCCTACGGGGGTAGGGGCTTCTATTGGTGGTTATGCAGGAGATGCTTTACCTGTGGCTAGGGCTATGGGGCAAGTGTGCGATCGCCTCATAACCCATCCCAATGTCATGAATGGAGCGAGTTTGTATTGGTCAGCACCGAATATCGACTATGTGGAAGGCTATGCCCTTGATAAATTTGCTGGGGGTGAATGGGGCTTAAAATCAGTGCATCAAAATAAAATTGGTTTAATTTTAGACCAAGCCATAGAGCCTGAATTACGCCATCGCCATCTCCAAGCCATGGATGCCCTTCGGGCTACCGTCGGCATTAATGCCCGGGACTACATCATTACTGATGCCCCCCTCAATGTCGAATTAAGAATTGCTGAAAGTGGGGCTAGTTGGGGAACCATTGGTAATCCTGATAGTTTATTGAGGGCAGGAAAAAAATTAGTAGACCAAGGCATCAACGCTTTGGCAGTGGTGGCAAGATTTCCCGATGATACAGATTCCCAAGCCCTCACCGATTATCGCCATGGTAGTGGTGTAGATGCCCTCGCAGGGGCAGAAGCGGTTATATCCCATCTCTTGGTCAGAGAGTTTCAAATTCCCTGCGCCCATGCACCCGCCCTATCTCCGTTACCGTTAGATGTCAATATATCTCCCCGGGCAGCCGCCGAAGAATTGGGACACACATTTTTGCCCTGTGTTTTGGTCGGTTTAAATAAGGCTCCCCAATTTAGTTTAGAAAAAGATAACCGTAGTCTCTGGGCGGAGGATATAGATGCTTTAGTAATTCCCCATCACGCCTGTGGTGGCAGTGCTACCCTTAGCTTTGCCCATTCCCATACCAAAATAATTGTGGTAGAAGACAATGAAACTATTATCAAAGTACCTGCTGAACCGTTAGGTATTAAAACCATCAGGGTAAAATCATACCTAGAGGCCATTGGCGTAATGGTTGCCCATGGAGGAGGCATTAATTTTCAGGGTTTAACCTCTAACAATCAAAAGTCCATATTTTTAAGTTGAGGTTAGTTTAGAGTGCAAAAATTGGCACAAAAAATGGGTTAGGCAAGGAATAATCGGTTTAGATATAACCACAACTATAATTGCTCTAACCCAATACGGAGATTTATTTGCCGCCCAAGATTTGTTTTTTCAAACCGTTAAATTCAGCAAACAATTCCTCACGAGTGGAAGCCTTGAGTAAGTAACGGGTAGTAAACCATGCTGTATAACCCAACCCAACTAATTCAAGAATGGAGGATAGTAAAGGAATATTACCAATGGCATCTAATACAGAAAGGGTAATGTAAACTGTAATAGCGGCAGTGATGATTAAACCAAGGGTGGTGAGGGGTTGTTTATATTCACCAAAAAAATTGCCCAATTGTTCGGGTACTCCTGACAAAAAG
The sequence above is a segment of the Cyanobacterium stanieri PCC 7202 genome. Coding sequences within it:
- a CDS encoding FAD dependent oxidoreductase (InterPro IPR006076~KEGG: cyt:cce_1780 hypothetical protein~PFAM: FAD dependent oxidoreductase~SPTR: Putative uncharacterized protein) codes for the protein MKRKPWQKILSIPLTLFVTNPVMAVNNPPRNPEQIEECDILVIGGGLAGAGAAYEALLMGKTVCLTEITDWVGGQISSQGTSALDERSTQRQELFFPKGYLEFRDRIGDFYGKLNLGECWVSASCFLPKDADYILETQLADAARRGNGTLKWFPNTVIKDVQVEQVENGGTGEQIVSAIAISHEPQPNTPPLNSEPLSQIIEDAYSYEDSSRLKKTVIKFVPPQNEKSDQKAQWMVIEATETGEIVGLTDIPYRLGIDPLSPYEPSSSSRTPDPYCTQGFTYTFAMERTETPQPQPEPEFYQQYAPYYSYELERLADFDLVFTYRRIYKAQPSERVTFRGIGFTKPTPGDISMQNWTWGNDYRPGTSIDNLVYSRDQLQATGQLQPHGWMGGLRTETLFKGEQNAIGFYHWLVAGTTDSQLGDGVKEPNPYHIFLTGFDSPMGTAHGLSKYPYIREGRRIIGRPNYAHPNGFTVNEVDISRADYNDEYYKETLTTEEYRQLRAILAGLEGFAVISGETPAEEAAKRSRSTVYADSVGIGHYAIDFHPCMTESPHEKPGNTEREGERRGQGQAYPFQIPLSAMIPQKIDNMIVAGKSIATSHIAAAAYRVHSFEWSSGAAAGTTAAMALDKNILPYEFTEGFAFRNPHLQELKRVLEGNGNPTAFPNTSIFNQDWDGWR
- a CDS encoding hypothetical protein (KEGG: syp:SYNPCC7002_F0032 hypothetical protein~SPTR: Putative uncharacterized protein), whose amino-acid sequence is MFSLRVKFRAIASRIQVLDLRAPDFTPKRLLNIAVNHLPRRLDKAISQRQDLEDLETLWEILGIDAVIALENQEGKLIRVGISLLDNEGRGQNLFYDVKGKQQSAIREKLNIEQYWVIVVKSKNFPEEDEWIDILYREIDEPPTASGCRLIIL
- a CDS encoding hypothetical protein (PFAM: Protein of unknown function (DUF3326)~InterPro IPR021115~KEGG: cyc:PCC7424_0615 hypothetical protein~SPTR: Putative uncharacterized protein), which codes for MFNQKPYCAVLIVPTGVGASIGGYAGDALPVARAMGQVCDRLITHPNVMNGASLYWSAPNIDYVEGYALDKFAGGEWGLKSVHQNKIGLILDQAIEPELRHRHLQAMDALRATVGINARDYIITDAPLNVELRIAESGASWGTIGNPDSLLRAGKKLVDQGINALAVVARFPDDTDSQALTDYRHGSGVDALAGAEAVISHLLVREFQIPCAHAPALSPLPLDVNISPRAAAEELGHTFLPCVLVGLNKAPQFSLEKDNRSLWAEDIDALVIPHHACGGSATLSFAHSHTKIIVVEDNETIIKVPAEPLGIKTIRVKSYLEAIGVMVAHGGGINFQGLTSNNQKSIFLS
- a CDS encoding hypothetical protein (KEGG: cyt:cce_0494 hypothetical protein~SPTR: Putative uncharacterized protein); translated protein: MESQFKDTESKAPETMSNVDDDMGGMLSANQSASAGEQPWQEWVDVAVDFLSGVPEQLGNFFGEYKQPLTTLGLIITAAITVYITLSVLDAIGNIPLLSSILELVGLGYTAWFTTRYLLKASTREELFAEFNGLKKQILGGK